A stretch of the Veillonella parvula DSM 2008 genome encodes the following:
- the menB gene encoding 1,4-dihydroxy-2-naphthoyl-CoA synthase: MSKFDWKVLDRNYEDVIYETYNGIAKITINRPEVRNAFRPKTVMELIDAFTVAREDNEVGVIVLTGANHGKGEDKEAFCSGGDQSVRGHGGYVGEDHVPRLNVLDLQRLIRVIPKPVIAMVNGYAIGGGHVLHIVCDLTIASENAKFGQTGPRVGSFDAGYGAGYLARMIGHKRAREVWFLCRQYTAAQAYEMGMVNTVVPFDKLEEETVQWCSEILELSPMALRMLKGAFNADTDGLAGLQQFAGDATLMYYTIDEAKEGRDAFKEKRKPNFKQFPKFP; encoded by the coding sequence ATGAGCAAATTTGATTGGAAAGTATTGGATCGTAATTATGAAGATGTAATTTACGAAACATATAATGGCATTGCAAAGATTACTATTAACCGTCCAGAAGTGCGCAACGCGTTTCGTCCTAAAACGGTAATGGAGTTAATTGATGCTTTCACAGTAGCTCGTGAAGATAACGAAGTAGGCGTAATCGTATTGACTGGTGCTAACCACGGTAAGGGCGAAGATAAAGAGGCATTCTGCTCCGGCGGTGACCAAAGCGTACGTGGTCACGGTGGTTATGTAGGTGAAGACCATGTGCCTCGCTTGAACGTTCTCGATTTACAACGCTTAATTCGCGTCATCCCTAAACCTGTTATTGCAATGGTTAATGGTTATGCTATCGGTGGCGGTCATGTGTTACACATCGTATGTGACCTTACAATCGCTTCTGAAAATGCTAAGTTCGGTCAAACTGGTCCTCGTGTAGGCTCCTTCGACGCTGGTTATGGCGCAGGTTACTTGGCTCGTATGATCGGTCACAAACGCGCTCGCGAAGTATGGTTCTTGTGCCGTCAATACACAGCAGCTCAAGCGTATGAAATGGGTATGGTTAATACTGTGGTACCATTTGACAAATTGGAAGAAGAAACAGTTCAATGGTGTAGCGAAATCCTTGAATTATCTCCAATGGCATTGCGCATGTTGAAAGGCGCTTTCAATGCCGATACAGATGGCCTTGCAGGGTTACAACAATTCGCAGGAGACGCTACATTGATGTACTACACAATCGATGAAGCTAAAGAAGGTCGCGACGCGTTCAAGGAAAAACGCAAACCTAACTTCAAACAATTCCCTAAATTCCCTTAA
- the menH gene encoding 2-succinyl-6-hydroxy-2,4-cyclohexadiene-1-carboxylate synthase, which yields MSQYFCSIVDNALCNPAQRMYFDLGEYRYGLTVVGEGEPIVCFHGFSESSYTWDAINLPGYRVVRIDLIGHGDSDIPDEDKAYTIPQMIEDLHTVIYHMVGESYYLMGYSMGARIALSYALEYESEIKGLILESGSVGIASDAERAKRRKADEDLAVHIEEHDGAWFAARWAEVPIFESQKQLSEGVEELIYLRRSNNSTYALACTLRGSGQGVMPYVGDKLEKFSVKGLYVSGALDTKYTTIGRDVFGKLPSFNHVIVEGAGHNVHIEKPQIFEQAVLDFLQKKG from the coding sequence ATGAGTCAGTATTTTTGCAGTATTGTAGATAATGCTTTATGTAATCCAGCTCAGCGTATGTATTTTGACTTGGGAGAGTATCGCTACGGTTTGACTGTGGTAGGTGAAGGGGAACCTATTGTATGTTTCCACGGCTTCTCTGAATCAAGCTATACTTGGGATGCTATTAATCTGCCGGGGTATCGCGTGGTACGAATTGATTTGATCGGACATGGTGATTCAGATATTCCTGATGAGGATAAGGCCTATACCATTCCTCAAATGATAGAGGACTTGCATACAGTTATCTATCATATGGTTGGTGAAAGCTACTACCTCATGGGCTATTCCATGGGAGCACGTATTGCACTTTCCTATGCGTTGGAGTATGAAAGTGAAATCAAAGGTCTCATTCTTGAAAGTGGCTCGGTAGGCATCGCTTCTGATGCTGAGCGAGCAAAACGCCGCAAGGCAGATGAAGATTTAGCAGTTCATATCGAAGAGCATGATGGTGCTTGGTTTGCTGCACGATGGGCGGAAGTACCTATTTTTGAGAGTCAAAAACAGCTTTCAGAGGGGGTAGAGGAATTAATCTATCTACGTCGATCCAATAATAGTACGTACGCCTTAGCCTGTACATTGCGTGGCTCAGGGCAGGGCGTAATGCCTTATGTAGGGGATAAATTAGAAAAATTCTCTGTCAAAGGTTTATATGTGAGTGGCGCATTAGATACAAAATATACTACAATAGGAAGAGATGTATTTGGCAAGTTGCCAAGTTTTAATCATGTCATCGTCGAAGGGGCGGGGCATAATGTACATATAGAAAAACCGCAGATTTTTGAACAAGCGGTATTGGATTTTTTACAGAAGAAAGGTTAA
- a CDS encoding PaaI family thioesterase — translation MNLIESLQIDAPRMTSDTTCIAKMNLTEFHKQPQGYLNGGATLAFAEIIAGMMSNELVGSHKFGVGQSVTANHLRPVKCEGSLTALGTLLVKGKTSHVWRFDMIDDAQRLISQVTVTLAIVDFDR, via the coding sequence ATGAATTTAATTGAATCCTTACAAATTGATGCTCCTCGTATGACGAGCGATACTACATGTATTGCAAAAATGAATTTAACTGAGTTTCACAAACAACCACAAGGCTATTTAAACGGTGGTGCTACATTAGCTTTTGCAGAAATTATTGCAGGTATGATGAGTAATGAACTGGTAGGTTCTCATAAATTTGGTGTAGGACAATCTGTAACTGCTAACCATCTACGCCCTGTAAAGTGTGAAGGATCCTTAACAGCGTTAGGAACTTTACTAGTAAAAGGCAAGACATCCCATGTGTGGCGCTTTGATATGATAGATGATGCACAACGCCTTATCTCACAAGTGACTGTAACCTTGGCTATTGTAGATTTTGATAGATAA
- the menD gene encoding 2-succinyl-5-enolpyruvyl-6-hydroxy-3-cyclohexene-1-carboxylic-acid synthase has translation MNEYIAALVDEFYQLGVRHAVFSPGSRSTTMAMLFTEYEGFETYMNIDERSASFMALGIAKAYKEPTVLVCTSGSAVAHYLPAILEAQYSGVPLIVLSADRPHTLLHVGAPQTVDQQKIFGTAVNYYEELAVPQEDHYYTYPRQVARKAYMKAMDIKKGPVHINVPLFEPLVPELDRKHFEAGRSPYKVFKPNYGDVFSYQKRSNNTSNPSNVSKASNVSYTKNTTDNNTNNSNRLLAQYKKVLILAGPQIDVNEVESIHSFAENLQAPILADPLSNVRRWHKTDAIDDNHEFNINRSNDTDMTQKKQFSDVVISTYDAFLADKELWPVLKPDCVIQFGQMVVSKRVQQMVASWDNVEYIEVNPTMDSMNPTGKTTMHMQASIDMFTHLFAVKNESNAYLNRWQRLEVAGKAQLSTAIEEPSSFEGRTIRELQQHIPDNSQVLVANSMTIRDFDYFWFSGESDAVLYGNRGVNGIDGTVSTALGLATNGKSTYLVTGDLSLFHDLNGLAVAKTQNLNLTIILHNNDGGGIFEYLPQKGTKHFDYLFSTSQGLDYSGAAKLYGCGYTKIINPDELSRVLAKVSTESGVHIIEIPTDREYSRQLHKKYTKVSVDMEALL, from the coding sequence ATGAACGAATATATTGCTGCCTTGGTAGATGAGTTTTACCAACTCGGCGTCCGGCATGCTGTGTTTAGCCCTGGTTCTCGTTCTACGACGATGGCTATGCTTTTCACGGAGTATGAAGGCTTTGAAACATATATGAATATAGATGAGCGCTCTGCTAGCTTTATGGCACTTGGCATTGCAAAGGCTTATAAAGAACCAACTGTGTTAGTTTGTACATCTGGTTCGGCAGTGGCTCATTATTTGCCCGCTATTTTAGAGGCTCAATATAGTGGGGTACCTCTTATCGTATTGTCTGCTGATCGACCTCATACCTTGTTGCATGTAGGGGCTCCACAGACAGTAGATCAACAAAAGATTTTTGGTACAGCCGTAAACTATTACGAAGAATTAGCGGTGCCGCAAGAGGACCATTACTACACATATCCACGCCAAGTAGCTCGCAAGGCGTATATGAAAGCTATGGACATCAAAAAGGGGCCAGTGCATATCAATGTACCCCTCTTTGAGCCATTAGTGCCTGAACTAGATCGTAAGCACTTTGAAGCGGGACGTAGCCCTTACAAAGTATTTAAACCTAATTACGGTGATGTATTTAGCTATCAGAAGAGAAGTAATAACACAAGTAATCCAAGTAACGTAAGTAAAGCAAGTAACGTAAGCTATACTAAAAATACTACTGATAATAACACTAATAACTCTAATCGATTGCTTGCGCAATATAAGAAAGTTCTTATTTTAGCTGGTCCACAAATCGATGTAAACGAAGTTGAATCTATTCACTCCTTTGCGGAGAACTTACAAGCTCCTATCTTGGCGGATCCATTGTCCAATGTAAGACGCTGGCATAAGACTGATGCTATTGATGATAATCATGAATTTAATATCAATCGTAGCAACGATACAGATATGACTCAGAAAAAACAATTCTCTGATGTTGTGATTTCAACGTATGATGCATTTTTAGCGGATAAAGAGTTATGGCCTGTACTAAAGCCGGATTGCGTGATTCAGTTTGGCCAAATGGTTGTGTCTAAACGCGTGCAACAGATGGTGGCAAGTTGGGATAATGTGGAGTATATTGAGGTAAATCCCACAATGGACTCTATGAATCCAACGGGGAAAACCACCATGCATATGCAAGCAAGCATAGATATGTTTACGCATTTGTTCGCTGTAAAGAACGAATCTAATGCATATCTTAATAGATGGCAACGTTTAGAAGTAGCTGGTAAAGCTCAACTAAGTACAGCCATAGAAGAACCAAGTTCTTTTGAAGGTCGCACGATACGCGAGTTGCAACAGCATATTCCTGATAATAGCCAAGTGCTAGTGGCAAATAGTATGACCATTCGCGACTTTGATTACTTCTGGTTCTCTGGTGAGTCCGATGCCGTTCTTTACGGTAATCGTGGTGTTAATGGTATCGATGGCACCGTTTCAACTGCACTAGGTCTTGCCACAAATGGTAAGTCTACATATCTTGTAACGGGAGATTTGTCTTTGTTCCATGATCTAAACGGCTTAGCGGTCGCTAAAACGCAAAATCTAAATTTGACGATTATTTTGCATAATAACGATGGAGGCGGTATTTTTGAATATTTACCGCAAAAGGGAACAAAGCATTTTGATTATTTGTTCTCTACGTCACAAGGCTTAGATTATAGTGGAGCAGCTAAATTATATGGCTGTGGTTATACTAAGATTATTAATCCTGATGAATTGAGTCGTGTATTAGCTAAAGTTAGCACGGAATCTGGTGTTCATATCATTGAAATACCTACAGACCGGGAATATAGTCGACAGTTACATAAGAAATATACAAAAGTTTCAGTTGATATGGAGGCATTACTATGA
- the purD gene encoding phosphoribosylamine--glycine ligase — MKVCVIGSGGREHALAWRLSISPSVTKVYAIPGSAAMSDCAELVGIDWQQSDHLISFLKENEVDLVVVGPEAPLVAGLADVLNKAGIPVFGPSKAAAQLEGSKVFAKDLMKKYNIPTAAYGVFHKIDEAKAFIAQTEAPIVVKADGLAAGKGVVVAMTVDEANAAVEDMLSGNRFGDAGSTVVIEEFMEGEEASLLAFVDGKTVVPMIASQDHKRIFDGDKGANTGGMGTYAPAPVLTDALRDEAMKTILEPMVAAMEKEGMPYVGCLYAGLMITDEGPKVVEFNARFGDPETQVVLPLLDSDLGEIMMACATGTLTADMVKWKDSSAACVILASKGYPETSSKGDVISGDIKQYDTTIVFHSGTKLVGENYVTNGGRVLGVVGLGKDLRTALDRAYGRIEHIDFEGMQYRTDIGAKAFK; from the coding sequence ATGAAAGTATGTGTAATCGGTAGCGGCGGCCGTGAACATGCATTGGCGTGGCGATTGTCCATCAGCCCTAGCGTAACAAAGGTATATGCTATTCCTGGTAGCGCAGCCATGTCAGATTGTGCAGAGCTAGTTGGCATCGATTGGCAACAAAGTGATCATTTGATTAGCTTTTTGAAAGAAAATGAAGTTGATTTAGTTGTTGTTGGGCCTGAAGCTCCTTTGGTAGCAGGCTTAGCGGATGTACTCAATAAGGCGGGAATTCCAGTTTTTGGTCCATCCAAAGCCGCCGCCCAACTAGAGGGCTCAAAGGTGTTTGCCAAGGATCTCATGAAAAAATACAACATTCCAACTGCTGCGTATGGTGTATTTCATAAGATAGATGAAGCGAAAGCTTTTATTGCTCAAACAGAAGCTCCTATTGTTGTTAAAGCTGACGGCTTGGCGGCAGGGAAGGGTGTTGTAGTAGCTATGACCGTTGACGAAGCGAATGCGGCTGTGGAAGATATGCTCAGCGGTAATCGATTCGGAGATGCAGGCAGCACCGTTGTTATTGAAGAGTTTATGGAAGGTGAAGAGGCTAGTTTATTAGCCTTTGTAGATGGCAAGACCGTTGTTCCCATGATTGCCTCTCAAGATCATAAACGCATCTTTGATGGGGATAAAGGGGCTAATACTGGTGGCATGGGGACTTATGCACCGGCACCAGTTCTTACGGATGCATTGCGGGACGAAGCGATGAAAACCATCTTAGAACCTATGGTAGCAGCTATGGAAAAGGAAGGTATGCCGTATGTAGGCTGCCTCTACGCTGGGCTTATGATTACTGACGAAGGTCCTAAGGTGGTAGAATTCAATGCGCGCTTTGGTGATCCTGAAACACAAGTCGTATTGCCGCTACTTGATAGTGATTTAGGTGAGATCATGATGGCCTGTGCTACGGGCACATTAACAGCTGATATGGTGAAATGGAAAGATTCCTCGGCGGCGTGCGTTATCCTTGCTTCTAAAGGCTATCCTGAAACTTCATCAAAGGGCGATGTCATCAGTGGGGATATTAAACAATATGATACAACCATCGTATTCCACTCTGGTACAAAGCTTGTTGGTGAAAACTATGTCACTAATGGCGGTCGTGTGCTCGGTGTTGTCGGTCTTGGCAAAGACCTTAGAACGGCACTTGATAGAGCCTATGGACGTATAGAGCATATCGACTTTGAAGGCATGCAATATCGTACAGATATTGGGGCTAAGGCTTTTAAATAA
- the purH gene encoding bifunctional phosphoribosylaminoimidazolecarboxamide formyltransferase/IMP cyclohydrolase, which yields MIKNALLSVSDKTGIVDFAKGLVDLGVTIYSTGGTLKAITDAGISAKAVESLTGFPEMMDGRVKTLHPKVHGGILAIRDNAEHKQAMAEHGIEPIDLVVVNLYPFRETIAKPNVSLEEAIENIDIGGPTMVRSAAKNHAYVGIVVNPNHYDEILKMLKDQGELTKEYRFGLAKEAFAHTAAYDVAIANYMSGILNEGPTPPEYLSAYEKVTNLRYGENPHQQAAFYKEIGTAHGMGALKQLHGKELSYNNIVDMEAAWNMVWEFTNPAACIIKHTNPCGAATASTLHDAYVNAYEADAVSAFGGIVALNREVDVSTAEEMSKIFLEVIMAPAFTKEALEILEAKKNIRLIELSKPESGQVTVKKVSGGLLVQTEDDLVEDRANYKVVTKVQPTEEQWKALEFAWKLVKHVKSNAILISNEKRTLGVGAGQMNRVGSAKIALEQAGEAAKGAVLASDAFFPFGDTVEIAAKHGIAAIIQPGGSIRDEESIKAADEVGIAMVFTSIRHFKH from the coding sequence ATGATTAAAAATGCACTGCTTAGTGTTTCTGATAAAACGGGTATTGTAGATTTTGCAAAAGGTTTAGTTGACTTAGGTGTAACCATTTATTCTACAGGTGGTACGCTTAAGGCGATTACCGATGCAGGCATTTCTGCAAAAGCTGTAGAGTCTTTGACAGGGTTTCCAGAAATGATGGATGGCCGAGTGAAAACTTTACATCCTAAGGTGCATGGTGGTATTTTGGCTATCCGTGATAATGCGGAGCATAAACAAGCTATGGCAGAACATGGTATCGAACCAATCGACCTTGTTGTGGTGAATCTTTACCCGTTCCGTGAAACCATTGCAAAACCTAATGTGTCTCTAGAAGAGGCCATTGAAAATATCGATATTGGTGGTCCTACGATGGTTCGTTCTGCAGCAAAAAATCATGCGTACGTAGGCATCGTAGTAAATCCAAATCATTATGATGAAATCTTGAAGATGCTCAAAGACCAAGGAGAATTGACTAAGGAATATCGCTTTGGTCTTGCTAAAGAAGCCTTTGCTCATACGGCGGCTTACGATGTGGCCATCGCTAATTATATGAGTGGAATCTTGAATGAAGGTCCTACACCTCCTGAGTATTTGAGCGCTTATGAAAAGGTAACAAATCTTAGATATGGCGAAAATCCGCATCAACAAGCAGCGTTCTACAAAGAAATTGGTACAGCTCATGGCATGGGGGCTTTGAAACAACTACATGGCAAAGAGCTTTCCTATAACAATATTGTAGACATGGAAGCGGCATGGAATATGGTATGGGAGTTTACTAATCCAGCTGCATGTATAATTAAGCATACGAACCCATGTGGTGCCGCTACTGCATCTACATTACATGATGCCTATGTAAATGCGTACGAAGCTGATGCCGTATCTGCCTTTGGTGGCATCGTAGCCTTAAATCGTGAAGTAGATGTAAGTACAGCGGAGGAAATGAGCAAAATTTTCTTAGAAGTTATTATGGCGCCAGCTTTCACAAAAGAAGCATTAGAAATCCTTGAAGCAAAGAAAAATATTCGCCTCATCGAGCTATCTAAGCCGGAATCTGGCCAAGTGACAGTGAAAAAGGTGTCTGGTGGTTTATTAGTGCAAACAGAAGACGATCTCGTAGAAGACCGCGCCAATTATAAAGTTGTTACGAAGGTACAACCGACAGAGGAACAATGGAAAGCCCTTGAATTTGCATGGAAACTCGTAAAACATGTAAAGTCCAATGCTATTTTGATTTCTAATGAAAAGCGTACCCTTGGAGTTGGGGCCGGTCAGATGAATCGCGTAGGCTCTGCAAAAATTGCCCTTGAACAAGCCGGGGAAGCCGCAAAAGGTGCTGTTTTGGCATCTGATGCATTCTTCCCCTTTGGGGATACCGTAGAAATAGCGGCAAAGCATGGCATTGCAGCTATTATTCAACCAGGTGGCTCTATTCGTGATGAAGAGTCCATCAAAGCGGCTGACGAAGTGGGCATTGCCATGGTATTTACAAGCATCCGTCACTTTAAACATTAA
- a CDS encoding isochorismate synthase: protein MIYNKEPLELNSPIAFWLNFPNEERVFWVDRQSDRIVVGAKRLATVKDDEDRHNYAYVFYGDTFFENSKDAKWAGIGHEMIAFTHYYIVENGESFYLHAGESVPITDFEVPRVRHNYKETSDDKAAWDSLMNAIADGISSGEMTKVVSSREVQFTSETPYNVASVLANLVDNNPNCFIFGYEKDGRTFVGASPEILVRHRGSEILSYALAGTAPKHGPNAWTKEQLLTDKKNLFEHNIVRDRIVDIMKSITPEVIIGETGIMELAHLYHLRTIITAKDSTKSLVEWAKLLHPTPALGGEPREKALALLQKYEAHERGMYAAPFGFMKDMGDGIVIVAIRSALIMDNVLYAYAGCGVVADSDADEEYAETNNKMRTILDAL, encoded by the coding sequence ATGATATATAATAAAGAACCGTTAGAACTGAATAGTCCGATAGCCTTTTGGTTGAATTTTCCAAACGAAGAACGCGTATTTTGGGTGGATCGTCAAAGTGACCGCATCGTTGTAGGCGCTAAACGTCTGGCGACGGTTAAAGATGATGAGGACCGCCATAATTACGCGTACGTGTTTTATGGGGATACTTTTTTTGAGAACTCCAAGGACGCCAAATGGGCTGGCATAGGCCATGAAATGATTGCTTTCACCCATTACTACATCGTAGAAAATGGGGAGTCTTTCTACTTGCATGCTGGTGAAAGCGTCCCTATTACAGATTTCGAGGTGCCTCGAGTTCGCCATAACTACAAGGAAACCAGTGATGATAAGGCGGCTTGGGATAGTTTGATGAACGCTATCGCTGATGGTATTAGTAGTGGTGAAATGACGAAGGTCGTTTCTTCTCGAGAGGTACAGTTTACTAGTGAAACACCATACAATGTAGCAAGTGTTTTGGCAAATTTAGTAGATAATAATCCAAATTGCTTTATCTTTGGTTACGAAAAGGATGGACGCACCTTTGTGGGTGCATCGCCAGAGATTCTAGTTCGCCATCGAGGTAGTGAAATTCTCAGCTATGCTTTGGCGGGGACAGCACCTAAACATGGACCAAATGCGTGGACTAAGGAACAACTGTTAACAGATAAGAAAAATCTCTTTGAACATAATATTGTCCGTGACCGTATTGTGGATATCATGAAATCTATTACTCCGGAGGTTATAATAGGTGAAACGGGTATCATGGAGCTGGCGCATCTCTATCATTTGCGCACCATTATTACTGCAAAGGATAGCACAAAATCCCTCGTGGAATGGGCAAAGTTGCTCCATCCTACACCGGCTCTCGGTGGTGAACCGCGAGAAAAGGCGTTGGCATTGCTACAAAAGTACGAAGCTCATGAGCGCGGCATGTATGCAGCACCTTTTGGCTTTATGAAAGATATGGGGGACGGCATCGTCATCGTTGCTATTCGATCTGCCCTCATTATGGATAATGTTCTTTATGCCTATGCAGGATGTGGCGTCGTAGCCGATTCTGATGCGGATGAAGAGTACGCAGAAACTAATAATAAAATGCGCACCATTTTGGATGCGTTATAA
- the menE gene encoding o-succinylbenzoate--CoA ligase: MEWLRYGAQHYPNRKCINEYTYNDIYRGVLHVARNLVPLDAPRVAILSDNSVTMAMYVLAAMLVHKEVLLLNVHLKPKEIENQLDQLGVTTVLHSKERRNQLPDTIETQVLNLVEPIASDSIENQLSHFVDSKAASNPIVTIEFETLERILSDLAVEDSFDWVFVDTDIAAIMNTSATTGQFKSVPLRWGQIKAHVQASQEVLGKTEQDNWLMVLPLFHVSGLSILMRSLYNGTAVTILPKYDEAQVLKLIESEQINMMSLVPTILTQLESRITHHNLRVILLGGEFIPMALIEACEKKSLPIYKTYGMTETFSQSVTFSILEYPHKRESVGKPLPGMQVRIDNPDADGVGEIHLTGPMVMSGYINKESIDGDFNTDDIGYIDEDGFIYILNRRKDLIISGGENVYPKELEDLVYTLPSVKECAVVPVPDAKWGQVPALFVAFHDGKSLLPEDILAFMSNSLAKYKVPKYVKALTALPRNGTGKILRNELKLEN; this comes from the coding sequence ATGGAGTGGTTACGTTATGGTGCACAGCACTACCCTAATCGTAAATGTATAAATGAATATACTTATAACGATATATATCGTGGTGTACTCCATGTAGCTCGTAATTTAGTGCCTTTAGATGCACCTCGTGTGGCTATCTTATCTGATAACTCTGTGACCATGGCAATGTATGTGTTGGCTGCTATGCTAGTTCATAAAGAGGTACTTCTACTCAATGTACATCTTAAGCCAAAGGAAATAGAAAACCAATTGGATCAATTAGGTGTTACCACCGTACTACATAGTAAAGAACGACGTAATCAATTGCCCGATACTATCGAAACTCAAGTATTAAATTTAGTTGAACCTATAGCATCAGATTCTATTGAAAATCAATTATCTCATTTCGTTGATTCGAAGGCGGCTTCTAATCCAATTGTTACAATTGAGTTTGAAACTCTAGAAAGAATTCTATCGGATTTAGCGGTCGAGGACTCCTTTGATTGGGTCTTTGTGGACACAGACATAGCTGCTATCATGAATACGAGCGCTACTACGGGGCAATTTAAGTCTGTACCGCTTCGATGGGGGCAAATTAAAGCTCATGTACAAGCTTCTCAAGAGGTACTAGGAAAAACGGAGCAGGATAATTGGCTAATGGTACTGCCTCTGTTTCATGTAAGTGGTTTATCTATCTTGATGAGGTCTCTTTACAACGGGACGGCTGTCACTATTTTACCTAAATATGATGAAGCTCAAGTTCTAAAACTCATAGAATCTGAGCAAATCAATATGATGTCCTTAGTGCCCACCATTCTGACTCAATTAGAGTCGCGTATTACTCACCATAATTTACGAGTTATCTTGCTCGGTGGAGAATTCATTCCCATGGCTCTCATCGAAGCTTGTGAAAAGAAATCTTTGCCTATCTATAAGACCTACGGTATGACGGAAACCTTTAGTCAAAGCGTGACCTTCTCGATATTGGAGTATCCTCATAAACGAGAATCTGTAGGTAAGCCATTGCCTGGCATGCAGGTTCGCATCGATAACCCTGATGCGGATGGGGTAGGCGAAATTCATTTGACGGGCCCGATGGTTATGTCTGGGTATATCAACAAGGAATCTATCGATGGAGACTTTAATACAGATGATATTGGTTACATCGATGAGGACGGTTTCATTTATATTTTGAATCGTCGTAAGGATCTCATCATTTCTGGGGGTGAAAATGTTTATCCTAAGGAGCTAGAGGATTTGGTCTATACGTTGCCATCGGTGAAGGAATGTGCCGTTGTGCCTGTACCTGATGCTAAATGGGGACAAGTGCCAGCCCTCTTTGTGGCCTTTCATGATGGTAAAAGTCTGCTACCAGAGGATATTCTAGCTTTTATGTCGAACTCTTTAGCGAAATATAAGGTTCCAAAATATGTAAAAGCATTAACCGCATTGCCTCGAAATGGAACTGGCAAAATATTGCGCAATGAATTGAAATTAGAAAACTGA
- the menC gene encoding o-succinylbenzoate synthase, which produces MNDILNFKSITTYRLKLPLNFNFKTAKGEVKERETIVIRIEDQQGYVGYGECVAFTEPFYTFETVETCWKTLVDDYIFNLRLMRPKPLMTYVRQLQFWLNRDNMPMAIAALENALIHLHCERIGVNSVSYIMGQALQDTIESGVVVGDVPIDKLLDIVECHVTSGCKRIKLKVNPVDGYERVALVRKHYPDLVLAADANRSYSYQEIDKVRQYDDLGLACIEEPFAMANLQSYRDWKWECLNDDDWKIYTPICLDESILGYDDLSYAIEYDLIDVLNVKVGRMGGLIPTKAAINLCRERHIPYWIGSMVESGVSKMLHVQLSALGDSYMAGDLSDSNRYFGQDLIFPDLTFKDGVMHVPDGDGLGVTVFDDRLEAYCVEKRTL; this is translated from the coding sequence ATGAATGATATTTTAAACTTTAAAAGTATAACTACATATCGCCTTAAATTGCCGCTGAACTTTAACTTCAAGACCGCCAAGGGGGAGGTAAAAGAGCGGGAAACCATCGTAATCCGTATCGAGGATCAACAAGGTTATGTAGGGTATGGGGAATGCGTAGCTTTCACAGAGCCATTCTATACATTTGAGACAGTAGAAACCTGTTGGAAAACCTTAGTAGATGATTATATCTTTAATCTGCGCTTGATGCGGCCTAAGCCGCTCATGACCTATGTACGACAATTACAGTTTTGGCTCAATCGAGATAATATGCCTATGGCCATTGCGGCTCTAGAAAATGCACTCATTCATCTTCATTGCGAACGAATAGGTGTAAACTCTGTTTCTTATATTATGGGACAAGCTTTACAAGATACTATTGAAAGTGGTGTCGTTGTCGGTGATGTACCAATAGACAAATTACTCGATATTGTAGAGTGCCATGTTACAAGTGGTTGTAAGCGGATTAAATTAAAGGTAAATCCTGTAGATGGTTATGAACGAGTAGCTTTAGTTCGCAAACATTATCCGGATTTAGTTTTAGCGGCTGATGCAAATCGAAGCTATTCGTATCAAGAAATCGATAAGGTGCGTCAGTATGATGATTTAGGTCTAGCTTGTATTGAAGAGCCCTTTGCGATGGCAAACCTTCAATCTTATAGAGATTGGAAGTGGGAATGTCTTAATGATGACGATTGGAAAATCTATACGCCAATTTGTTTAGATGAGTCCATTTTAGGATATGATGATCTGTCCTATGCTATTGAATATGACTTAATCGATGTGTTGAATGTAAAAGTAGGGCGAATGGGTGGTCTTATCCCAACAAAAGCGGCTATTAATCTATGTAGAGAACGTCATATTCCATATTGGATTGGTAGCATGGTAGAGTCAGGGGTTTCTAAAATGCTTCATGTTCAGCTATCCGCATTAGGAGATTCCTATATGGCAGGGGATTTATCTGACTCAAATAGATATTTTGGACAAGATCTTATTTTCCCAGATTTAACATTTAAAGATGGTGTTATGCATGTTCCCGATGGAGATGGACTAGGTGTAACAGTCTTTGATGATAGACTAGAGGCGTATTGTGTGGAGAAACGAACACTATGA